The Alkalibacter rhizosphaerae genomic sequence CCGGACTCTTTGGAAGATTGGATTTCGCTGATCGCAAATGCGATAGTCAGTGGACCGACCCGACCAACAAACATGGTAAGCATGATCATCAATCTGCCTACAACTGTCAGCTCTGTGGTGATCCCCATACTCAGTCCTACTGTTCCAAAAGCAGAAACAGCTTCGAAAACGATCTCTGTCAGTCCGGCTGCTTCTGTGGTGGACAAGATCAGGATATCAACAAACAACAGTCCCAAGCCGATCATCGTCAAGGCCAAGGCTCTTCGTACCGTGTCTGCATTGATGGTCCTTCCAAACACTTCCGTATCTTGTCTCCCTTTCAACACACTGATCAAGGAAAAAAGCAGAACTCCTACGGTAGTGGTTTTGACACCTCCAGCCGTCGATCCAGGCGATCCTCCGATAAACATCAACAAAATAACCAGGAATAGCGAACCAGTAGACAAACTCGCAATATCCAAAGTATTGAATCCCGCCGTTCGTGGCGTCATGGACATGAACAGGGTAGAAAGGGCCTTTCCCTGTACCGGCAGCTGAGACATGGTATTGTTCTTTTCCAGTAAAAAAAGGATGATCCCAGAACCGACCAACAAAACCCCTGTCAGTGTCAATACTATTTTTGAATGAAATTGCAGTCGCTTCCACTTTCGAGTTTCAAATACGTCGTGTACAACGGAAAAACCCAGTCCCCCCATAATAACCAGAAAAGAAATGGTCAAATTGACGATGGGATCATTCACATAGGGCGTCAAACTCTGAAAGTTGCCGATCAAATCGAATCCGGCATTGCAAAATGCAGATATGGAATGAAAAACGGACAAGACCAGTCCATGTTGCCATCCATACTCCGGTACAAACACAAGAGAAAGAAGGACTGCTCCACCCAACTCCATGATAACGGTAAAAATCAAGATATAGCGAACAAATCGTACAATCCCTTCCAACGTATTGCTGTTTAAGGAGTCTTTGATCAATAGGCGTTCTCGCAGGGTGATCCTTTTTCCTGCAATCAAAAAGATCAATGTTGCCATGGTCATGAATCCAAGTCCTCCGATTTGAATGAGCATCAAAATAACGCCTTGTCCAAATCCAGACCAATAGGTGGCTGTATCCACCACCACCAGGCCGGTAACACAAACTGCCGATGTGGCTGTAAACAATGCTGTAACCAAGTCGGTCCCTGTCCCGGACGCAGAAGACACTGGCAATGTCAGCAAGGTTGCTCCAAGCAAGATCAAAATCCCGAATCCAATAACGAGAATTTGCGGAGGTCGCAATCGTTTTCTCTTGAAAATGTAGCCTATCCAGCTTGCTAAGATTCTTTTCATTCCAGCCTCCTTCACCCCATTTGCATTAATTATAACACATCCTTTTCCCCTCTCGGTCAGGAAGGTTTCACAATAAGAAAAAAAGACCGGACTTTGCCGGTCTTTACATTTCTTTATGGTGCCGAAGGCGGGACTCGAACCCGCACGAGATTACTCTCACTACGCCCTGAACGTAGCGCGTCTGCCAATTCCACCACTTCGGCAACAACCAATGAATGTATGATAACACAAAACTATTATTATTTCAAAACATTTGTTTTATTTTTATACCAATAGGGGTATAATTATTTTATTACATACTCAAGGAGGTCACCATGTCAAAAGTATATGTGAATCCAGGTGTTTGCGGTTTGGAAACTACCATACTCGTCGAAAAATCAGGACGAAGCGACCTAAAAATCACCTTGGACACCAAATGCCCCTACATCAAAAATATGGAACCAGATCTGCAGGAATTGGACGCTTACACAGAGTGCTTCAGCAAATTTGGCGATTCTGCCGTTTATGAATCCGCCAATCGAAATTGCAAGCATCTGGCTTGTCCCGTTCCAAGTGCCATCATCAAGGCCATTGAAGTGGAAAGCGGTTTGGCTTTACCCAGGGAAGTTCAATTTATCATTGAAAAATAGCGGACCATTCGGCCCGCCATTTTTTTACTCTTTCTTTTGATTACAATAAAATATAAACCAGGAACAGGAGTGCTACAAAATACATTACCGGATGAATATCCTTTTTCTTTCCACTCAACAACTTGATCAGAACATAAGATACGCCTCCGAAGGCAAGGCCATCGGAAATGCTGTAGGCAAGAGGCATCATGATGATGGTCAAGAATGCCGGAAGAGCTTCAGAATAATCCGTAAAATCGATATCCACCACGTGTTCGATCATAAATAAACCTACAATGATCAGGGCAGGAGCTGTCGCAAAGGATGGGATCACGGATATGACGGGACTAAAGATCAAAGCCAACAAGAACAAAATTCCTGTCGTCATAGCCGTCAAACCTGTTCTTCCTCCATCTGCAACACCGGAAGCACTTTCCACGTAAGTCGTCGTTGTAGATGTCCCCAAAACGGCACCGGCAGTCGTTGCAATGGCATCTGCCATCAGCGCTTGCTTTACTTTCGGCAATTCTCCTTTTTCATTCAAAAACCCGGCTTTAGTAGACACACCGATCAATGTACCCAGTGTATCGAAAAGATCCACAAACAAGAAGGTAAATATGACCATCACAAAATTGATGGACAACACCTGAGAAAATTCAAATTTAAAAAAGATCGGCGCCAGAGAAGGCGGTGTCGATACGATGCCGGACGGGATCAAAGAGAACATCCCCATGTCAGGATTTACAATGTAAAGTCCCGTCAGCTGGCATATAACACCTAAGACGTAGGTTGCCAGGATACCCCAAAGAATAGCTCCCCGTACTTTTTTTACCAGCAGCAGTACCGTTAAAATAACGCCAAACAGGGTCAATACGGTCGTGATCTCTTTGATGTTTCCCAAGGCCAGCAACGTCGCGTCATCGTTGACGATGATCCCCGAGTTTTGCAGACCGATAAATGTTATGAACAGACCGATCCCGACACTCACCGCTTTTTTCAGTGTTTGTGGAATGGCATTGAACAAAGCTTCCCTTACATTAAAAAAGCTCAAAAGAATAAAAATAATACCTTCAGCAAAAATTGCAGTCAACGCCAACTGCCAGCTGTATCCCATTTGTCCAACGACAACAAATGCAAAATAAGCATTCAATCCCATCCCAGGTGCCAAAGCAAATGGGTAATTTGCATATAATGCCATGACAAATGTTCCGATGGCTGCCGCCAGCGCCGTAGCTGTGATCAATGCGTTGAAGTCCATTCCTGTAGCAGACAAGATACTTGGATTGACGATCAAAATATACGCCATTGTCATGAAAGTAGTGATCCCTGCCATTACCTCTGTTCGAATGGTAGTATCGTTCTCTTTCAGTTTAAACCTTTTTTCTAAAAATGCTCTCATTTCTGCCTCCTTCAAGTTAGTTTAAAACCATTAATATTCTATCACATCCTGAAGAAAACATGAATATTTTTCATAAAAAAAAGCCTTTCGTTCGTGAAAGGCCGATCTACAAATGGTGACCCATCCGCGACTCGAACGCGGGACACCCTGATTAAAAGTCAGGTGCTCTGCCAACTGAGCTAATGGGTCAAAATGGTGGGGGAAGGTGGATTCGAACCACCGAAGGCGCTGCCAACAGATTTACAGTCTGCCCCCTTTGGCCACTCGGGAATTCCCCCTAAATAAATGGAGCTGGTGATAGGAATCGAACCTACAACCTGCTGATTACAAGTCAGCTGCTCTACCGTTGAGCCACACCAGCGTATGAAATGATTATTGGTTTGTCAAAATAAAAATGGCGACCTGGAAGGGACTCGAACCCTCGACCTCCAGCGTGACAGGCTGGCATTCTAACCAACTGAACTACCAGGCCGCAGTAAGTCACAAGCGAACTTGGACTTAAATATTTGTCTGCAAGCAGACTGTGTTAAGACAAATTGGTGACCCCTAGGGGACTCGAACCCCTGTTACCGCCGTGAAAGGGCGGTGTCTTAACCGCTTGACCAAGGGGCCAAATGGCTCCCCAGGCTGGATTCGAACCAGCAGCCTACCGGTTAACAGCCGGTTGCTCCACCATTGAGCTACTGAGGAATGGATTCCGCAGCGACATACTCTCCCAGGACGTCACCATCCAAGTACCATCTGCGCTGGAGGACTTTACTTCTGTGTTCGGGATGGGAACAGGTGTAGCCCCTCCGCCATTGCCGCGGAATCATTTGGTTATAAATCTCATCAATGAGATTTGAAAACTGCATGGGAATCATCGTAAAGTATTCTTCTTCTTATCATCTACTTGGTCAAGTCCTCGGTCTATTAGTACCAGTCAGCTGAATGTATTTCTACACGTACACCTCTGGCCTATCAACCCAGTCGTCTACTGGGGACCTTACTCCTTGCGGATGAGATATCTCATCTTGAGGGGGGCTTCGCGCTTAGATGCCTTCAGCGCTTATCCCGTCCAGACTTAGCTACCCAGCTGTGCCCTTGGCAGGACAACTGGTGCACCAGAGGTCTGTCCATTCCGGTCCTCTCGTACTAGGAACAGCTCCTCTCAAATATCTTGCGCCCACGACGGATAGGGACCGAACTGTCTCACGACGTTCTGAACCCAGCTCGCGTGCCTCTTTAATGGGCGAACAGCCCAACCCTTGGGACCTACTACAGCCCCAGGATGAGACGAGCCGACATCGAGGTGCCAAACCTCCCCGTCGATGTGGACTCTTGGGGGAGATAAGCCTGTTATCCCCGAGGTAGCTTTTATCCGTTGAGCGATGGCCCTTCCACTCGGTACCACCGGATCACTAAGCCCGACTTTCGTCCCTGCTCGAGATGTCTCTCTCGCAGTCAGTCTACCTTTTGCCTTTGCACTCTACGAATGATTTCCAACCATTCTGAGGTAAACTTTGGGCGCCTCCGTTACTCTTTCGGAGGCGACCGCCCCAGTCAAACTGCCCACCTGGCAATGTCCCATAGCCGGATCACGGCTACTGGTTAGAATTCCAGTAGTATAAGAGTGGTATCCCAACAGCGGCTCCAACAAGACTAGCGTCCTATTCTCTCTGCCTCCCACCTATCCTGTACATACACTACCAAAATCCAATGCCAAGCTACAGTAAAGCTCTACGGGGTCTTTCCGTCCTGTCGCGGGTAACTCGCATCTTCACGAGTACTACAATTTCACCGGGTGTGTTGTTGAGACAGTGCCCAAATCGTTACGCCTTTCGTGCGGGTCAGAACTTACCTGACAAGGAATTTCGCTACCTTAGGACCGTTATAGTTACGGCCGCCGTTTACTGGGGCTTAAGTTCATGCCTTCGCCGAAGCTAAGCATTCCCCTTGACCTTCCAGCACCGGGCAGGCGTCAGCCCCTATACTTCATCTTTCGATTTAGCAGAGACCTGTGTTTTTGCTAAACAGTCGCTTGGGCCTTTTCTCTGCAGCCTTTCCGTATCATTTTACAACAATCGGATTAGGCTCCCCTTCTCCCGAAGTTACGGGGTTATTTTGCCGAGTTCCTTAACAACACTTCTCCCGCTCATCTTAGGATTCTCTCCTCATCTACCTGTGTCGGTTTGCGGTACGGGCGCCTTCTTCCTCAATAGAAGCTTTTCTCGACAGTGTGAAATCAGCTGCTTCCCTACTTGTTTTTCGGTCCCCATCATAACTCATGCTTCCCGGACCCCGGATTTGCCTAAGGTCCACACTCGTTATTTAGCCCGTCTCTTCCATTCGACGGGTCAGCTTATCCTCCTGTGTCACTCCTTCTCTCAAACAGTCAAAGGCGGTACCGGAATTTCAACCGGTTGTCCATCGCCTACGCCCTTCGGCCTCGGCTTAGGTCCCGACTTACCCTGAGCGGACGAACCTTCCTCAGGAAACCTTGGATTTTCGATGGAAAGGATTCTCACCTTTCTTTCGCTACTCATACCAGCATTCTCTCTTGTGTAGAATCCACCTCGCCTTCCAGCTCAGCTTCGCCTCCTACACAATGCTCCCCTACCCCTGCATCTTACGACGCAAGCCATAGCTTCGGTGACAGGTTTTAGCCCCGGTAATCTTCGGCGCACAATCACTCGACTAGTGAGCTATTACGCACTCTTTGAATGAGTGGCTGCTTCTAAGCCAACATCCTAGTTGTCTTAGCAATTGCACATCCTTTCCCACTTAACCTGTACTTTGGGACCTTAGCTGATGGTCTGGGCTGTTTCCCTTTCGACAATGAAACTTATCTCACACTGTCTGACTGCCAAGGTAAAATATATGGCATTCGGAGTTTGATATGGTTCGGTAAGCTATACGCCCCCTAGCCAATTCAGTGCTCTACCTCCACTATTCATCCCTTGACGCTAGCCCTAAAGCTATTTCGGGGAGAACCAGCTATCTCCGTGTTCGATTGGAATTTCTCCCCTACCCACACCTCATCCGAGCCTTTTTCAACAGACACCGGTTCGGGCCTCCACGAGATTTTACTCACGCTTCACCCTGGACATGGGTAGATCACACGGTTTCGGGTCTACAACATGCAACTATACGCCCTATTAAGACTCGGTTTCCCTGCGGCTCCTCACCTGAAGTGATTAACCTTGCTACATATCGTAACTCGCTGGTCCGTTCTACAAAAAGCACGCGGTCACTTGCGCTCCCACTGCTTGTAAGCATAGGGTTTCAGGTTCTATTTCACTCCCCTCCCGGGGTTCTTTTCACCTTTCCCTCACGGTACTATTCTCTATCGGTCACTGGGTAGTATTTAGCCTTGGGGGGTGGTCCCCCCAACTTCCCACAGGGTTTCACGTGTCCCGTGGTACTCCGGTAACATGCCTGTATCTGTCCATTTCGCCTACGAGACTCTTACTCTCTATGGTCGGCCTTCCCAGACCATTCGGCTTCTTTCCAGATCTCCTTTACATGTCCCATTACCCCGTATAAATACGGTTTAGGCTCTTTCCCTTTCGCTCGCCGCTACTTGGAAAATCGAGTTTTCTTTCTCTTCCTTCGGGTACTTAGATGTTTCAGTTCCCCGAGTTCCCTCCTCGCATACTATTTTATTCATATGCGGGTAACAGAGCTTCTCTCTGCTAGGTTTCCCCATTCGGATACCTGCGACTCAACGGTTATTTGCACCTAATCGCAGCTTTTCGCAGCTTGTCGCGTCCTTCGTCGGCTCCCAGTGCCAAGGCATTCTCCCTATGCTCTTAGTAACTTGACCTAAATCTTTTGTTTCGTTTCCAAAACGATAGATGTTTAGATGATCGTTTGTTTCTTTACTTTACTTTTCTTCCTATGCAGTTTTCAAAGATCACTGAGGATCAGCGAGGATCGCTGATTGTCTCTTTCTGGCGCTCCCCGGGTTTCTAGAGTAAAAACCGAACCGTCTTTTCGACCGATTCGCTCTGTCTTCCCGATTCACTTAAATGGTGGGCTTGGGAGGACTCGAACCTCCGACCTCACGCTTATCAGGCGTGCGCTCTAACCACCTGAGCTACAAGCCCAAGTATGGTGGAGATGAGGAGATTTGAACTCCTGACCCCCTGCTTGCAAGGCAGGTGCTCTCCCAGCTGAGCTACACCCCCACACGCTTTCTGAGAAATACAAAGATCTCTCAAAATAAAATAGCACATTACTCGCTTGCTCCCTAGAAAGGAGGTGATCCAGCCGCACCTTCCGATACGGCTACCTTGTTACGACTTCACCCCAATTACTAGCCCCACCTTCGGCAGCTGCTTCCATAAATGGTTCGCTCACTGACTTCGGGTGTTGCCAACTCTCGTGGTGTGACGGGCGGTGTGTACAAGGCCCGGGAACGCATTCACCGCGGCATTCTGATCCGCGATTACTAGCAACTCCGACTTCATGCAGGCGAGTTGCAGCCTGCAATCCGAACTGAGATCTGTTTTTTGAGATTGGCTCCACATCGCTGTTTCGCTGCCCTCTGTTCAGACCATTGTAGCACGTGTGTAGCCCAGGTCATAAGGGGCATGATGATTTGACGTCATCCCCACCTTCCTCCGTATTATCTACGGCAGTCTATCTAGAGTGCCCAGCTTTACCTGATGGCAACTAAATACAAGGGTTGCGCTCGTTGCGGGACTTAACCCAACATCTCACGACACGAGCTGACGACAACCATGCACCACCTGTCCTCCTGTCCCCGAAGGGAACTCCTCATCTCTGAGGTCGTCAGGAAATGTCAAGACCTGGTAAGGTTCTTCGCGTTGCTTCGAATTAAACCACATGCTCCGCTGCTTGTGCGGGCCCCCGTCAATTCCTTTGAGTTTCAGTCTTGCGACCGTACTCCCCAGGCGGAGTGCTTATTGTGTTAACTACGGCACTGAGTTACCCCAACACCTAGCACTCATCGTTTACGGCGTGGACTACCAGGGTATCTAATCCTGTTCGCTCCCCACGCTTTCGCGCCTCAGCGTCAGTATCTGTCCAGTAAGTCGCCTTCGCCACTGGTGTTCCTCCTAATATCTACGCATTTCACCGCTACACTAGGAATTCCACTTACCTCTCCAGTACTCAAGTTCTCCAGTTTCAAATGCAATTCCGGGGTTAAGCCCCGAACTTTCACATCTGACTTAAAAAACCGCCTACACGCCCTTTACGCCCAGTAATTCCGGACAACGCTTGCCCCCTACGTATTACCGCGGCTGCTGGCACGTAGTTAGCCGGGGCTTCCTCTAAGGGTACCGTCATTTCTTTCTTCCCCTTCGACAGAACTTTACGATCCGAAGACCTTCATCATTCACGCGGCGTTGCTGCGTCAGGGTTTCCCCCATTGCGCAATATTCCCCACTGCTGCCTCCCGTAGGAGTCTGGGCCGTGTCTCAGTCCCAGTGTGGCCGTTCGCCCTCTCAGGCCGGCTACCCATCGTCGCCTTGGTGAGCTGTTATCTCACCAACTAGCTAATGGGACGCGGGTCCATCCTATGGCAATAAATTTTTCATTGGTCGATCATGCGATCATCCAACTATATACGGTATTAATCCCGGTTTCCCGAGGCTATCCCCTTCCATAGGCCAGGTTACCCACGCGTTACTCACCCGTCCGCCACTTTCACCAGGTCGTAGTAAACTACTTCCTGGATCACGTTCGACTTGCATGTGTTAGGCACGCCGCCAGCGTTCGTCCTGAGCCAGGATCAAACTCTCTATTATAAATAGTGTTTGAGTCCGTCTTAGAACTCTCTTTGGCTTTGATGCTTTTGGCATCAACGTTGTTTGGTTCTTTCTTCTAAGCTTGTTTTCATGTGCTATTCTATTTTCAAAGATCTTAAGCATCAGCAGGGATTCTGGCGAGTGATGGCGGAAAGCTTGCTTTCCGATCATCCTTCGGCGGAAGACCTATTGGGCGCAGCCCACGGACGGAGACCTTCTTCGAAGGTCGAAGTCTGTTGATGCTTCCTGCTCCACCCCCTTACCCGAAGGTTGAGGTCAGCTGAAGCGCTATGAAACTGTGTCCCCCCCGCCTGCTTTCCTCTTCCGAAGTCCGCTGACACGAAGGTTTGTCGCCCTTTATGTTGTCTCGTTCGTTGTTGGCATCTCTTGTGGCGACTCTTACTATTATACGCATCACCCTACCACGTGTCAACCGCTTTTTTACATCTTTTTTAGTTTTTTAAAACGGCGCTTTTGCACATGGATTTTACATGTCGGGAGAGTCGTATCAACATTTTATCACTTTTTAGTAATAAATTCACTACCTATTTCTTTGATCTTTTGAATATAATCCACTTTCTTTTCTTCAGTAAATCGGATTTGAGGTATGGCAACCGACAAGCTGGCTACCACGTTTCCCTGCTCGGAGAAGATGGGAGCTGATATAATGGTACTGTCGATATCTTTAAGGTATTCAACCAGGTATCCGTTTTCTCGGGCCAATGCAAGTTCCTTTTCGCATTTCTCCATATCATCGCAGTAACACACGATCCGTTTTCGAATTTCATCCGGCAAAAATGCAAGCATGATCTTGCCACAAGCACCAGCACCCAAAACTTTCGTATCTCCGACTTGCTTGACGACTCTTAAATCGTGATGGCTGTTGATCCTCTCAATAACCACACATGTATCTCCTTCTTTAATAGTAATAAAGGAAGTCTCCTGGGTATAATCGAATAATTTTTGCACAGCCGGGTAGGTGATCATTCCGGGCAGATTCATTTCTCGAACGATCTCAGCGTAAAATATAAGGTTTAGGCCCAATGTATACAGTTTGCTGGTTGAGTCCTGATTCACAAATCCGGTTTTCTTCAACGCCTGCAACAATCGGTGGATCGTAGAAATGTTCATATTCAACTCATTGCTGATCTCTGTAGCTCTCCAAAGTTTCTTATTGGGGTTAGAAACCATTAATTGTAAAATTTCTGAAATTTTTTCTACTACTTGCATAACTTCGCCTCACTTCTTAGATTTTTTCAATAATTTCATGAATGGTTCATTTAAAGTTTCTTGACGGAATCTCGAATGATCAATTCGTGTGGAACAATGACCGCCTTTTCGTCGATCTTGGAGTTGTTCAACATCTTGATCATGATCCTTGCACATATTGCCCCTATGTCATACATTGGCTGAGCAACCGTGGTGATGCCCGGCTTTAGCCATTCAGACAGTTGAAAATTATTGAATCCAACAACGCTCATGTCTTCCGGCACTTTTTTCCCGCTGTCCTCCAACTTGCGAATGGCTCCTATTGCCATCTCATCGTTCAACGCAACAACTGCCGTCGGCAGCTTGGTATTGGTCAGTAGTTCTCCCATCAAGTCGTACCCGCCTCTGATGCTGTACTTTCCTTTCAGTTCAAAAATCGGATTTTCTTTAAGCCCGTGCTTTTTCAATGCTTTCAAAAAACCCTTTTTTCTTTCCTGTCCAACGTATGATTTTTCATCCTCATCTGTAAAAAACGCGATCTCCCGGTGTCCATTTTCGATAAGATGGTTTGTGATGTCGTAAGCCGCCAATTCGTTATTGATTGCAACACTGTGATAACGACCCATCGCATCGTTTACTGCTCCCAACACGATAGGAGTTTTGTTGCTTTCGATCTTGTTGATCAAGGCTTGGCTCAGACCTTTCCCGATATACAGGATCCCATCCACCTGCTTCTCCAGGAAAACATCAAAATACTTTTCTTCCTTTGTTGGTTCTGAATCCGTATTGCACAAAATGATATTGTAATTATAAATATTACACACATCCTCGACGCCACGGATCACTTGAGTGTAATAAGGCCGGGATATGTCTGGAATCATTATGCCAAAAGTATTAGTCTTCTGCATCTTCAAGCTCCGGGCTATGGCATTAGGTTTATACCCTGTCTTTTCGATTGCTTCCTGCACTCTTTTTTTTGTTTCGTCATTTACTAATGGTATGTTGTTTAAAACCCTCGATACAGTAGCTACCGAAACATTGGCTTCTTTCGCCACATCCTTGATTTTAACGCTCATTTCATCATCCCCTTCACGATACTTGTTTATCAAACAACTGTTCAAATAAAGAAAATAGTTGATCCATGATTCGATCTAAAAATTCCACCAGCTTGTTTTCTTTCGCTTTTTCTTCCTGTTGGTCTGACTTCTGATATTCTTCCTGAATGGAAGCAGGTTCTGATTTGCTGATCAATGTCCCTGAATTGAAATCCATCAAGTAACTGTCCGATGAAATCGCTTCCCCATTGCGGCCTACCGCAATGATCCTCAAATCGTCGTAACCACCTTTTCCCAATTGCTGCACGAAGGAATCCGTATACACTCTCTGAGAAAAGCCATTGCGATCCAACACCGTTCCGATCACAGCGTTCTTAGTTTCACTGTCAGAGATGCTTTTTATCGGCAAAAATTGATGGGTATTGCTATTCATAGCAACCAAGGTATAGTTGATGGCTTCTTCGCCCTGTTCATTGATACTGGATGTCCATTCCAACGTTTGGGCGATATATCCATTACTAACTTCTTTTCGTTCCCCCAAAATAAGTTTCGGTTTTGAATATACACTTTTGTTCGAATCGATACCTGAAAGCTCCTGCCAATATCCCGTATTCACTTCTACTTCTAAAGCCAGCGGTATGTCCATATTTTCTTGAGGTACAATATTGAAATATTGTGAAGAGTAATTCAGATCGTTGGTCAAAAGGCCCTTTTCCAACCGTTCGCTTATGTCATATACTTTTACCGATTTTTTTGCCAGAGGTGACCCGTACAGTTGAACATAATCTTCCGCACATATCTCAGCGATCATCCAGCGATGGTCTGCTTGAGGGTCATCGCTCATCTTAGGATAAACATCACCTTCACGTATTTGGTAAAAACTACTTTCTTCCCAATCGAGAAAAAAATTCTTATCGTTTTTGGCCAAATAATATATGGTAAAATGATGTCCATATTCATGGGATAAAACTCTGGCCAGATCTTTGATCTCCTGTTTCTCATCCATGTGATATAAATGTATGACGCTTCCTTTTTCCAAACTCACCGAAGTCCCGGTCAAATAATTCCATTTTTTGAGCGTATAGGAATACAGCCCTTCTTCCAACCCGTTTGGACTGGGACCTCCATGCAATTGGACGGAAGACAAATGAGACAGTTCTTTTCCATGGGTGTTTTCCAGAAGTTCTTCATACACATTCTTAAGCTCTTCGCCTCTCCACGAAGGCGTATAGCTAACTATTTCGATCCCATCGGGGGCTGAATACTTATCGACATAGGCTTCTTCTCCTGACACTGGAGTGAGAAAAAGCAAGATCAATGTGAGCAGGATTGTTATTTTTGTTTTCATCATCTCACCAAACACTTCGTTTATATTATAACACATTTTATTTTTTTTCATATATTGAAATACCCAAATTGTCTATTCTTTTACTCTTGTTCCTTGCTGCTCATTTCTATTGACTTATGGACGGCAGCATCCAAGGCAGACAAGACTGCTCCCCT encodes the following:
- a CDS encoding TrkH family potassium uptake protein: MKRILASWIGYIFKRKRLRPPQILVIGFGILILLGATLLTLPVSSASGTGTDLVTALFTATSAVCVTGLVVVDTATYWSGFGQGVILMLIQIGGLGFMTMATLIFLIAGKRITLRERLLIKDSLNSNTLEGIVRFVRYILIFTVIMELGGAVLLSLVFVPEYGWQHGLVLSVFHSISAFCNAGFDLIGNFQSLTPYVNDPIVNLTISFLVIMGGLGFSVVHDVFETRKWKRLQFHSKIVLTLTGVLLVGSGIILFLLEKNNTMSQLPVQGKALSTLFMSMTPRTAGFNTLDIASLSTGSLFLVILLMFIGGSPGSTAGGVKTTTVGVLLFSLISVLKGRQDTEVFGRTINADTVRRALALTMIGLGLLFVDILILSTTEAAGLTEIVFEAVSAFGTVGLSMGITTELTVVGRLMIMLTMFVGRVGPLTIAFAISEIQSSKESGKYRYPDGKVIV
- a CDS encoding DUF6951 family protein, encoding MSKVYVNPGVCGLETTILVEKSGRSDLKITLDTKCPYIKNMEPDLQELDAYTECFSKFGDSAVYESANRNCKHLACPVPSAIIKAIEVESGLALPREVQFIIEK
- a CDS encoding NCS2 family permease — translated: MRAFLEKRFKLKENDTTIRTEVMAGITTFMTMAYILIVNPSILSATGMDFNALITATALAAAIGTFVMALYANYPFALAPGMGLNAYFAFVVVGQMGYSWQLALTAIFAEGIIFILLSFFNVREALFNAIPQTLKKAVSVGIGLFITFIGLQNSGIIVNDDATLLALGNIKEITTVLTLFGVILTVLLLVKKVRGAILWGILATYVLGVICQLTGLYIVNPDMGMFSLIPSGIVSTPPSLAPIFFKFEFSQVLSINFVMVIFTFLFVDLFDTLGTLIGVSTKAGFLNEKGELPKVKQALMADAIATTAGAVLGTSTTTTYVESASGVADGGRTGLTAMTTGILFLLALIFSPVISVIPSFATAPALIIVGLFMIEHVVDIDFTDYSEALPAFLTIIMMPLAYSISDGLAFGGVSYVLIKLLSGKKKDIHPVMYFVALLFLVYILL
- a CDS encoding IclR family transcriptional regulator: MQVVEKISEILQLMVSNPNKKLWRATEISNELNMNISTIHRLLQALKKTGFVNQDSTSKLYTLGLNLIFYAEIVREMNLPGMITYPAVQKLFDYTQETSFITIKEGDTCVVIERINSHHDLRVVKQVGDTKVLGAGACGKIMLAFLPDEIRKRIVCYCDDMEKCEKELALARENGYLVEYLKDIDSTIISAPIFSEQGNVVASLSVAIPQIRFTEEKKVDYIQKIKEIGSEFITKK
- a CDS encoding LacI family DNA-binding transcriptional regulator, encoding MSVKIKDVAKEANVSVATVSRVLNNIPLVNDETKKRVQEAIEKTGYKPNAIARSLKMQKTNTFGIMIPDISRPYYTQVIRGVEDVCNIYNYNIILCNTDSEPTKEEKYFDVFLEKQVDGILYIGKGLSQALINKIESNKTPIVLGAVNDAMGRYHSVAINNELAAYDITNHLIENGHREIAFFTDEDEKSYVGQERKKGFLKALKKHGLKENPIFELKGKYSIRGGYDLMGELLTNTKLPTAVVALNDEMAIGAIRKLEDSGKKVPEDMSVVGFNNFQLSEWLKPGITTVAQPMYDIGAICARIMIKMLNNSKIDEKAVIVPHELIIRDSVKKL